The sequence TGAGAAGAGGTGAGAGGAGCGGCGCAATtgaaagaagaggaggaagagcttggagaaatcagggcacatgtggaaAAAATTTAACCGTGCAAGAAAGAGTGTTGAAGAAGAACGGTGAACGTATGAATTAAGCTTGGTGGCGTTAGGGTTTGGGCGCAGAGAGAAACAAAGTCacaggaggaagaagaagatttcaGATTAGAATAATATGTTGATGGTGAGCGGCGCAAATtgaaagaggaggaggaagagtttAGGTATAGCACGTGTAAAATAtcaggagaaataaggtaagggcaaatagggccaaggtggaaaagctgatgtgtaaattattaaatgagaattaataggtggaaaagctgacgtgtaaataattaagtgagaattaatctcggagcgacacgtcactaacttggcctgtgagagcgacacgtcatgttagaagttgttcttttctaatatatatagatttgtATAGTCCAACTTGATTAATAAAACTGATAAATAGAAAGTTTGTGATGATTGTGAATTTTTCAGTTCTTATTTATAAACGTAAATTTGAAGGTAAACAAATTTTGGTTAAAATAGAACTGAAATGATGTTGTACTTaagtttaaaataatattaaccTAACTTTTAAAGTGACAAAAATTAATATTCTGCTTATTAGATCATGTAGCACCTACAACACCATTTTCATACATATCGTCTTTCAACCACCACCATTGTTACCGCCATCGGACTACATCCATAGTTGCCACATCCTGCTACCTATGTCAGATGCTACCGTCCGACACACTTGACTACTACTACCACCGTCCCACCACAACTTTGTACACTCCACAACCGTCACACTCTATGGTCTCATGATACTCACAGTCGCCACCTCTCAACCACTACCACCATTGCCTTGTACTTACCTCTTCAAACACGTACCTTCCACTCTAACTCACCGCTTGACATGCTTCATAACCGCAATTACAAAGCGTCATCTACTATCACACTAGTTTCCATCCATCATGATTGTTGCCACCCTTCACCACCATTGTATCCCTCATCGTCGCCACCTTCACCAACCACTGCTACGTAACACCATCAACTATAGTAGTTATCTTGCACCCTCCACTTTTGCCACTGCATCGCACCCTCCACCAATGTTGACTTTGCACCTGACATTCTATCCCTCCATTGACACCATCATTGCTTCCGCCACTAAGAATCCCCAACGATTCTTGGTTATACTGATTCTGATTGGGTATGATGCATTGACACTCGACACTCAACTTACGCTTCTGCCATTTTCCTAGGTGATAATCTGTTTTCTTGGAGTGATAAGAAGCAACTCATTGTTGCTTGCTCCAGTTGTGAATCTAAGAATCGGGCATTGGCAAATACAACTTTTGATCTTGTTTCCTTCGTGAGCTCCATATACGGCTATCTGAGGTTCCTCTTCTACTCTATGACAACGGGAGTGCATTATTTATGGCCCAAAATCCAGTTGCTCATAAGCATGCCAAACTTATCTACTTGGATTGTCACTTTACCCGTGAATTGGTCACTTCTTGACGTTTGATTGTTCGTCATTTTCCCAATTCTCTACAGATTGTTAACATCTTTACAAATACGTTGTCTCTCCCATTGTTTGAATTGTTTCGATCTAAGCTCCGTGTTTGTCTTAATCCAACGCTCAGCTTGACAGGGGTGTTAGAATATGTTAGTCTAGAGAATATTCTATTGTTATTCCAAgagaatattcttttaggatATGTTAGTTCAGAGAATAttccagtgttattaaactcggctcgaaccggccggttcgaccggttgaaccgggaaccggacccctgTCCAGTTCGAGTCGAGCAACGGATCGGGGCTGCAATCAACTCGTGTTGAACCGGATTGAACCGGCCGGGTCGGCATAAAAACCAGTGACCCGGAGCTACGGTTGGACCggtaagttttttttatcacaGGCTATATCAGGTCTTGAACATGCTAATTTTCAAATCTCCATTAAAATGCAGCACAGAAAATGCATGATTAGTAGCGGTCTCCAACAGACAACATGAAAGAAGAAATCACAGAAGTGGAGAAGATGAAActtaataagattttattatAAAACATCACTAGCCATTGACCCATTGTGGCTCCACCTCCGCCACCGCACGACATCAATCGTCTCAGATATGTTGTTGGAAGCTGCAGAAGTAAAAGGAAAATCTGAGTGGTGAAGAAAGGTGTTTGGCTGCGCAGCATTTTTGTTTGATCAAAGAATGTGACTAGATGAGGGTTAATATTAGGGTTGCTATTAGTTGGGTCTAGTTTCCATCATGGCCCACACTTTGATTCATgtgatttaataaaaaatatgacaTAGTGCACTGTATGGGCTTACGCCAGTTTTTCTGCAAGTGGCCCGTATAGTTTCCATGgccttattttaatttgttctttatcaataaaagctcaaaacacagggctattttttaaataaacattaattcataataaattaaatatagtatataatattttaacaaatatttttatctacttattattaaaataaattttctatAACTGTTAATCTTATAGTATTAAGAGTTATTTAAAAAACAGGAAGAATGCATATTAAATTGAACACAGGATCTAGAGGGAGAAAAGCTAATCCAAATTTTCACTACACCACTTTACTTCTTGTTAGGAAgaatgcatattattttatatatatgatatactaaggttatattttaaattattataattttttaatataaaccgaGTCAAACAATCGAACCAAtaacccagtggttgaaccattaactcattgacccagtgcctcgaccgagtcgatcaccggtccgagtctgataacactggaaTATTCTATTGTTATTCTTTACCTTTCTCTCAAGTATTCCCAGAGCACATTGAGATATTCCTTACTTTGCTCTCAAGTATTCATAGAGCATATTGGAATATTCTTTACTTTGCTCTCAAGTTTTTGTTCTCTCTCATGTAATCAGTTTACTATAAATAAATTTACTTAGTATCTCCAAGTGTGGTGAGAGGCAGAGAAATCATATCTTATAGGTTGTATCTCTGCTCGCCTACAAACTTTCAGCAAATCAAAGCATGAATCTCCTTCAAACCCCAAAGAGAAAACAATGAAGGGGATGTTGAATTACCAGGAAACTAAACCTCATTGTCATTGTATTTATCAGTCCTGTGTTTGATCCATCACACCAAGCAAAGTGTTACAACTTCAAAGAAATCAGAGAACAAGcttattgaagaagcttgaagaagaagatgaaaacctTGAGTTTATTTAACTGAATGATTCTTGTTACAATGGATAGAAGAGTTAAGCTTATTTTTAGCAAAACTAACACAACTAACTTGTAAATAACTTCATAGTTCTATTTTAACAACCCTAACTACTTGCCAACTTACCTATTAAGTACTAAGTACTAGTATTTACAAACAAGTCCCTACGCTTCGCTTTTGCTCAGAATTGGTCCTTGAACTCTTGTATTTGTACACCCTCCTACAAGCTGGAGGTTGAAAGATATCCACCATAGAAAGTTTGGCTATGAACCCTTGAAAGACCCGAGGCTGAAGTGCtttagtaaaaatatctgcAACTTGGAGAGTTATAGGAATAGGTAGAAGCTTGAGAACTCTAGTTTGTAGCTTCTCTCGAACCACATGACAATATATCTCCAAATGTTTAGTCCTCTCATGAAATACTGGGTTTGCAGCTATGTAGAGAGCACTCTGGTTATCACAAAACAAAGCAAACTTGGTACAGTTGATTCTCAGATCCTGAAGTAGATACAACAACTATTGAAGCTCACAAGTAGCATAAGCAAGAGCCCTGTACTCAGCTTCACTGGATGATCGAGCTACAATggtttgtttcttttctttccacAATATTAGTGACCTTCCAAGGAAAAAACAATACCTTGAGATTGATCTTCTTGTATCTGAACAAGCATCTGAATATCCTTGGATGCTTATGGGAGAATTCCTGGGAAACAATAAGCCTAATCCTGGTGAAGCTTTTAAGTAACTCAAGACCCTTTTGCTGCTTTGTCATGAATATCCATAGGGTTGCTCATGAATTGACTGAGTTGATGTGTGGCATATGAGATATCAAACCTAGTAGTAGTGAGGTACAATAATCTGCCTACTTGTCTTCTATAAGCTGCTGGATCATCAAGTGGCTTGCCTTGTTGAAGACTCAATCTGACAGAAGGATCAAGTGGAGTAGATACTGGTTTACTTTCTAAGGTTTGTGTCTCTTGAAGCAAGTCAAGACAATACTTTCTCTAACAAAGAGGAATCCCTAAGGATGAATGTGAAACCTCAAGGCCAAGAAAGTATTTTAATACCCCTAGATCCTTGATTCCAAAATCCTAATGAAGTGAGTCCTTGACTAATTGAAACTCAGTCATGATATTACCAAATAGAATGACATCATCTACATAGACTAGCAAACCAATGAAGTTAGTGCCTTGAAATTTAACAAAGAGGGAATGATCCGAAGCCGAATGGATCAAGCTGTTGCAGCGATCCCAAGCCTCAAAGTTCGCATCAGTTGTTGTTGGTACTGGAACTTTGCCAATAACAAATCAAAATGTGCTCTTTGCCACCAGCGCGCGCTTCATTGATCTTGCCCAAGCATTGTAATTCTTGCAATTCAGCGGTGGATTTACCATGGTAGCTGAAGGATTATCACTAGAAAGTATGTATTATGGTGATCCTGGATTTTGTGAAGGATCGAGCACCACATGTGGAACTGCATTGTGGTTTTGATTATATCAAGTCACTATTGTTGCAGAAGCTTCGTGATGGCGGAACCCTTTGCTAGGGCTCTAATACCatcaaagaattcaaagaacaagcttattgaagaagcttgaagaagaagatgaaaacctTGAGTGTATTCAACTGAATGATTTTTGTTACAATGGATAGAAGAGTAAAGCTTATTTATAACAAAACTAACACAACTAACTTCTAACTAACTTCCTAATTTTGTTTTAGCAACCCTAACGACTTGCCAGCTCACTTATTAAGCACTAACTACTAGTATTTACAAACAAGTCCCTATGCTTCGCTTCAGCTCAGAACTTGTCCTTGAACTCTTGTATTTTTACACAACTTAGCTGACTTTTTAGATGACTTGAGAGTTAGAGTTTTTAGTTCTAGTCTTATCACTTTTGGGCAATGAATTACCATAGCTAGCACGAGATTTTAATCATACTAGAATTTAAGTAAGACAAAAAAAGGCATAATAACATTTTTtcccctcacttatcacgatttgatAGTTCTGATCCCTCAAGgaatttattagcctacaacGTCCTTCACGGTTACTAACTGTTGCAGTTTTGGTTTTTTGTCAACTTTTATCCAatatttaatggtttttaataaaaaaatcaattgaaaATAAGGCTTAAAGAACAATTTTAGGTTTTCTAATTAACAACTTATGGTTTCTAGttgttttaattgattttttaataaaaaccgTTAAAAAATGGATGGAAGTTGATTGAAAACCAAAACTGCAACAATTGGTAAATGTGAGGGACGTTGTAAGCTATTAAATTTTacgagggaccaaaactgtcaAATCGTAATAAGTGagagaccaaaagtgctattaagccaaaataaaataaaattaatagaacTCTAAACATCCTGTGCTTAGAATTAATTGATGTGATGGACTGATCTTGGAATGACTTTCAATATTTGATGAAATAGAATGCATATCATCATGCATGCATCTTTTGATTGAgtgtgatatttttttttgaaactgattGAGTGCCTTTAATATTAGAAGATTGAGCTTGTCCAATTTTACAAGTTTGAGAAATAAATGCAACTCGGTTTAGatcaaatgaagaaaaaagaatgaacaataaaatataaaagaaatataACTCAATGTCACAGGCTAAAGACGGTCGTGTATATTTTGTACGCGACATTTGTATGACATTTGATCTGTATGATTTGGAGCAAGACAGAGTcaggaaaatgagaaaaatgataGCTGTatgacattttttattttttctaaaaattaaGCTTGCTGTGTCACAATTTTGCCAAAAGTGCTGCACAAGTAAGGGAAGATTATTGgaccaaataatatttttaagcCATGCTAAATTAACTTTAGTAACTGAGAATAAATTCTCATTCACAGAAGTTAGTTTGATTAGCTTTCACCCAATGTGATTTATCTATATATAGAGGTGATTTAGTGAACAAAATGCGTAACTAAccatatattaattatataactTAGTTTAGCTGCCATATCCATAGATCATAATAAGGAGACTAATTCGGAAACACGCAATGCCTTGTAATTTTCACTGAAATTTTTGTTTGCCGTCTCAACTGAGAGTGACCCATGATTGCGTGATTGATGCTGCATGCCCTTTATCATCTGTTTCCCACATCCAACTCTTCTTTGTTGTGTAGCAACATACAAGGAAAGCGACGTACAAAGGGATACTAGTTTTTCAGCTGTTTTAGACAGCTACTAATTAATGAGCATTGCCAAAAACTGGCTATATTGGAAACTAAAACTTAGAATGCATTTCTTAAAATTACATTCCGGAAACTGAATCCaaaatgttattttcaaaaatacatTACAGTTTTTAGTTTCCGATAATTATTTTTGAATGCTAAAACCCGCAATTGAATACCAATAGTGTGCGGGTTTCAAAAAACATTTTCATTCCAATAATTTTGTTTGCCGTCTCAACTGAGAGTGACCCATGATTGCGTTCTATTGATATACTATATTCTCATCATCACAACACACTCGCTAGAATGAAATATTTCACATTAACATATATTTGTTGTGCTGCATGCTGAATTcattaagaaaaatattattttgagGACTTAACGTATTAATTTTCACCATTCTTGATTAGATTTAACAGTTATAATTTATTTCTACCATTTTCACTTGGAAAGACTATTCTTATACGATACATTGCTATTTCCTTATCCATGACCATATACAACTTTGTTATATGcagaccacttttatcttccGCCCCATTTTCATccaatttttctttaatttatacACATATATTTTATGGAAATAGCTGTTATTAGAAAGGAAATTTCCAAATGTAAACATCACCATCATCAAACCAAGTTGGACAGTTCAAGATTGATTGGCCATTGCAACTATTATTAACAGGTCAACTTTGACAAACTATGCATGACCAAGTCCAAATTCCTACACTGCCGTATCAAGCCACCTAAAAATTTATACACAAAACTATGCAGATTGGCAGATAACATCAAGAAATCCAATAGCTGGAGAATTTTCAAACTGGTACATAAAAACCAAACTTAGTTTCTCACAGCACAAGAGAAGCAaacaaagattaaaaaaaaatgcagaCCCTTTGCAACAATGAAGCATGCCCTCAATGTTGCTGCACAGTCCCATTTTTCAACTCAACAAACAacacagcagcaacaacaaaacccagaaACAGTTCTGCAGAGTGCCGCCACAGCTTCGCCGCCACAACAGCATCCTCCATCTTCCCAAACACTCACTTCACTAACCATGAGGCTCTTCCATCTCTGCATGAATCATTCAATGAATTCAACAAGGTATACCCTCAGTACTCTGAGACTGAACAAGTAGACCATGTTAGATCCAAAGAATATGCCCATCTCTCAAATTCAAACCACACTTGCCTTGATTATATTGGTATTGGCCTCTACTCAAAACTCCAACATTCCCCATCTTCAGATTTTCCTTTCTTTAGCATATCCTGCAAAACTGGGAGCCTGAAGACTTTGTTACTACATGGTGGGAAAGATTCAGACTTTGAGTCTTTTATGAAGAAAAGAATCATGGGTTTCCTCAACATGTCTGAAAATGATTACTCCATGGTTTTCACAGCAAACAGAACCTCAGCTTTCAAGCTTGTGGCAGATTCATACCAATTTCAATCTAGTAGGAGGCTTTTGACAGTTTATGACCACGAGAGCGAGTCGGTCGAAACCATGATTAGCTCCTCAGTGAAGAGAGGAGCCAGGGCTATGTCAGCAGAGTTTTCATGGCCAAGGCTCAGGATTCAGACAAAGAAATTGAGGAAGATGATTGTGAgcaagagaaggaagaagaaaaggaggGGGCTTTTTGTTTTCCCACTTCAATCAAGAGTGTCAGGAGCAAGATATCCTTATATATGGATGAGCATAGCACAGGAGAATGGATGGCATGTTTTAGTTGATGCTTGTGCATTGGGACCAAAAGACATGGATTGCTTTGGCCTCTCTCTCTTTCAACCAGATTTTCTAATTTGTTCTTTCTATAAGGTGTTTGGGGAAAACCCTTCTGGAGTTGGATGCCTTTTCATCAAGAAATCTGCTATTTCCAGCTTGGAAGCTTCCAATTCTTCTGGAATAGTCAACCTTGTACCTGAAAAACTGAATTTTTCTAGTACTGACACAGAATTTGAAGAAAAATCTATGCCCACCTTACatttacaagaagaagaacaatTTAATTTGACAACACAGCCCAGaaaatttgaagaaggagaatcATCTAAGACTCAGATCATTGAAGAGTCAAAAGCTCATCAAAGTTTTGAAATTGAGGAAATAGAAAAGCCAGTTCAGGAACTTGATGAAAAAACTGTCCAAGAAAGTGAAAATGAGAGCTTTGGTATTGAATGCAGGTGCTTAGATCAAGTGGATTCACTAGGGTTTGTATTAATCACTAACAGAGCAAGGTACCTGATAAATTGGCTAGTGAACTCAATGTTGAAGCTTAAGCATCCCAACACACAAGGGGTTCATCTGGTCAAGATTTATGGCCCAAAAGTGAAATTTGATAGAGGACCTGCTATGGCATTCAATGTGTATGATTGGAAAGGTGAAAAGGTTGAGCCTGTTCTTGTACAGAAACTTGCTGATAGAAGCAATGTTTCTATCAGCTATGGATTCCTGCATAATATATGGTTTGCAGATAAGTATGCAGAAGAGAAGGGAAAAGTTCTAGAGACTCAAGTAGTTGTTGGGGACCAAGAAGTGAAATCTGACAAGAAGAAAGATAGAGTTGATGTTGGAATTACTGTGGTTACTGCT comes from Lotus japonicus ecotype B-129 unplaced genomic scaffold, LjGifu_v1.2 AP026982.1 and encodes:
- the LOC130727326 gene encoding molybdenum cofactor sulfurase-like, producing MQTLCNNEACPQCCCTVPFFNSTNNTAATTKPRNSSAECRHSFAATTASSIFPNTHFTNHEALPSLHESFNEFNKVYPQYSETEQVDHVRSKEYAHLSNSNHTCLDYIGIGLYSKLQHSPSSDFPFFSISCKTGSLKTLLLHGGKDSDFESFMKKRIMGFLNMSENDYSMVFTANRTSAFKLVADSYQFQSSRRLLTVYDHESESVETMISSSVKRGARAMSAEFSWPRLRIQTKKLRKMIVSKRRKKKRRGLFVFPLQSRVSGARYPYIWMSIAQENGWHVLVDACALGPKDMDCFGLSLFQPDFLICSFYKVFGENPSGVGCLFIKKSAISSLEASNSSGIVNLVPEKLNFSSTDTEFEEKSMPTLHLQEEEQFNLTTQPRKFEEGESSKTQIIEESKAHQSFEIEEIEKPVQELDEKTVQESENESFGIECRCLDQVDSLGFVLITNRARYLINWLVNSMLKLKHPNTQGVHLVKIYGPKVKFDRGPAMAFNVYDWKGEKVEPVLVQKLADRSNVSISYGFLHNIWFADKYAEEKGKVLETQVVVGDQEVKSDKKKDRVDVGITVVTAALGFLANFEDVYKLWAFVARFLDADFVEKERWRYTALNQNTVEV